The following proteins are co-located in the Fluviicola sp. genome:
- a CDS encoding OmpA family protein: MKSKIICLLFLVISGMSLAQSKKMYIYLGDEYFSKLDYVNALEQYKLALSDSVARSTMTYPYEIQVSNQKLSKKKIEVDTSLRVTMEEYLHHHIAWCYYRLHDYPNAEKHLKNTVEEKAYPHDSYYLAQSYMNNSKYDDAIRQFEDYIRSPQADDELLHAAQVAMTGCYLAKEEIEKTREISVKMADTSVFNRGTANFATMYFDKDQKLMFTSARTGGVILNEKQQSEYLCDLYWVSLNPDSTWTAPTNFGRPLNSAQNDGAGSFNNNNVIFYTRWSEEKKTEQNIYLARMMNMKFFEAYKLDSSVNYPGYKSIQPYVSMDGRTLYFSSNRPGGLGGMDIWKIAIDSAGNTHGQPENLGSLINSDQDEVTPFFHEVSSTLFFSSNGHGSIGGLDIFKAHYDRETEAFSVPINLGMPINSARDDAYMMWDSRLSKGFFSSDREPCTGGSCYDIYEVINEPIHIYLSGYSYNKETEEILPNVKLTFKDVRGVFPSYNIVTDSNGYYEKELTYGVELFIKGQKINYFADATSVNTNSITQTTSITRDFYLKPIPQEEIEIEGIEYDFNSDKLRPASQAVLDKLFDFLELNNNISVEINSHTDARGKDIYNLDLSQRRAKSCVDYLVSKGIDPSRLIPKGYGETQPNQLYGPDKKPVLDAEGKPVLLVESYINSFKSKPEREALHQKNRRTTFKVINQ, from the coding sequence ATGAAATCGAAGATTATCTGTTTGTTGTTTTTGGTGATATCCGGGATGTCATTGGCGCAATCAAAAAAAATGTATATCTATTTGGGAGATGAGTATTTCAGTAAACTGGATTACGTAAACGCTCTTGAACAATATAAACTGGCATTGTCTGATTCCGTGGCGAGATCAACCATGACTTATCCCTACGAAATACAGGTCAGTAACCAAAAATTGTCGAAGAAAAAAATCGAGGTAGACACCAGTCTGAGAGTGACCATGGAAGAATACCTGCACCATCACATTGCGTGGTGTTATTACCGCCTGCACGATTATCCGAATGCGGAGAAGCACCTGAAAAATACGGTTGAAGAAAAAGCGTATCCGCACGACAGCTATTATCTGGCCCAAAGCTACATGAATAACAGCAAGTACGATGATGCGATCCGTCAATTCGAAGATTACATCCGCTCTCCACAAGCTGATGATGAATTGTTGCATGCCGCACAGGTTGCAATGACCGGTTGTTACCTGGCGAAAGAAGAAATTGAAAAAACACGTGAGATCAGTGTGAAAATGGCAGATACCTCTGTTTTCAACCGGGGAACAGCAAATTTTGCTACGATGTACTTCGATAAGGATCAAAAGCTGATGTTCACTTCTGCCAGAACAGGAGGCGTGATCCTGAATGAAAAACAACAGTCGGAATACCTGTGCGATTTGTACTGGGTTTCCCTGAATCCGGATAGTACCTGGACAGCGCCTACAAACTTCGGGCGGCCTTTGAACAGTGCGCAGAACGACGGGGCAGGATCTTTCAACAATAACAACGTGATTTTCTATACACGCTGGAGCGAAGAAAAGAAAACGGAGCAAAACATCTACCTGGCGCGGATGATGAACATGAAGTTCTTCGAAGCATACAAATTGGATTCTTCCGTTAACTACCCGGGATATAAAAGCATTCAGCCATATGTGTCAATGGATGGAAGGACTCTGTATTTCTCTTCCAACCGTCCGGGAGGATTAGGTGGAATGGATATCTGGAAAATTGCTATCGACTCTGCGGGAAATACGCATGGTCAGCCGGAGAACCTGGGTTCTTTGATCAATTCCGACCAGGATGAGGTGACACCGTTTTTCCACGAAGTTTCCTCGACCTTGTTCTTTTCTTCCAATGGGCACGGAAGCATCGGTGGATTGGATATTTTCAAAGCTCACTACGACCGCGAAACAGAAGCATTCAGCGTTCCGATAAACCTTGGAATGCCGATCAACTCCGCAAGAGACGATGCTTATATGATGTGGGATTCCCGCTTGTCCAAAGGATTTTTCTCCAGTGACCGGGAGCCTTGTACCGGTGGAAGTTGTTACGATATCTATGAAGTAATCAATGAACCGATCCACATTTACCTGAGCGGATATTCCTATAACAAGGAAACAGAAGAGATCCTGCCGAATGTCAAATTGACTTTCAAGGATGTACGCGGAGTGTTCCCTTCCTACAACATTGTAACGGATTCAAACGGTTATTACGAGAAAGAATTGACATACGGGGTGGAATTGTTCATTAAGGGGCAAAAAATTAACTACTTTGCCGATGCAACAAGTGTGAATACGAATTCCATTACGCAAACAACCAGCATTACGAGAGATTTTTACCTGAAACCGATCCCGCAGGAAGAAATTGAGATTGAAGGGATTGAGTACGACTTTAACTCTGACAAACTGCGTCCTGCTTCCCAGGCTGTTCTGGATAAACTGTTCGACTTCCTGGAACTGAACAACAACATTAGCGTGGAGATCAATTCCCACACGGATGCACGCGGAAAGGACATCTACAACCTCGATCTTTCCCAGAGAAGAGCGAAATCGTGTGTGGATTACCTGGTTTCAAAAGGGATCGATCCGTCTCGCCTGATCCCGAAAGGATACGGGGAAACGCAGCCGAACCAATTGTACGGACCGGATAAGAAACCTGTTCTGGATGCGGAAGGGAAACCGGTATTATTGGTGGAATCGTATATCAATTCATTCAAGTCCAAACCGGAAAGAGAAGCGTTACACCAAAAGAACAGACGAACAACGTTTAAGGTAATTAATCAGTAA
- a CDS encoding PorP/SprF family type IX secretion system membrane protein, with amino-acid sequence MKLRICFFAIFLNGLSYGQDAHLSMYDAAPLFLNPALTGVVEGDFRVHGQYRTQWKSVNYKPYTSALISFDMPIKKWGFGVQINNFRAGAGNFNVLQGLLSAAYYVPLNKNKTHILNFGLQGGVTQKSLEYQLLSFNNQYTLNNGGEFDQTLVSGEDFGAQSKFIPMLNASALYYYSKSQARLNPFIGVSMFNLLQPNESFFGRESKLPLRIYTHLGTRINITELFYVIPKVLIMQQKKFHEQTYALEAGYFLKGSAAYVLGGVIFRAKDAMIATLGVKKDAYTVKLAYDFNVSSLTATSKSRGGFEISFTYVHKKKKPLEYKICPRL; translated from the coding sequence ATGAAATTGAGAATTTGTTTTTTTGCCATTTTCTTGAATGGATTGTCTTACGGGCAGGATGCGCATTTATCGATGTACGATGCAGCGCCTTTATTTTTGAATCCGGCTTTGACCGGCGTGGTTGAAGGAGATTTCAGAGTGCACGGCCAATACCGTACGCAATGGAAATCAGTGAACTATAAACCTTACACTTCAGCATTGATCAGCTTCGATATGCCGATCAAAAAATGGGGATTCGGAGTTCAGATCAATAACTTCCGGGCAGGAGCGGGCAACTTCAATGTCTTACAGGGATTACTTTCCGCGGCTTACTATGTTCCGCTGAACAAGAACAAAACCCATATCCTGAACTTCGGGTTACAGGGAGGAGTAACGCAGAAATCACTGGAATACCAATTGTTGTCTTTCAATAATCAGTATACCCTGAACAATGGTGGTGAGTTTGACCAAACGTTGGTTTCCGGGGAAGACTTCGGGGCACAGTCCAAGTTCATCCCGATGCTGAATGCGAGTGCTTTGTATTATTACTCGAAATCCCAGGCACGATTGAACCCGTTTATCGGCGTTTCGATGTTCAACTTGCTGCAGCCGAACGAGTCCTTTTTCGGGAGGGAAAGCAAGCTTCCTTTGCGCATATACACGCATTTGGGAACGCGTATCAACATCACGGAATTGTTTTACGTGATTCCGAAAGTACTGATCATGCAGCAGAAGAAATTCCACGAACAAACCTATGCGCTGGAAGCCGGTTATTTCCTCAAAGGAAGTGCTGCTTATGTGCTCGGAGGAGTAATTTTCCGTGCAAAAGATGCCATGATCGCAACACTGGGTGTGAAGAAAGACGCTTACACGGTAAAGCTGGCCTATGATTTCAATGTATCGTCACTCACTGCTACTTCCAAGAGCAGGGGAGGATTCGAAATCTCTTTCACCTACGTGCATAAAAAGAAGAAACCACTTGAATACAAAATCTGTCCACGACTATAA
- a CDS encoding PKD domain-containing protein, with amino-acid sequence MKLRRIILLLALIFTVGSFESKGQIDSVFWFAAPWVTPSHAGNTPLALRISTFNTPTTVRVYQPAGTYDSTFVVPANSLNSHFLTSIVNTLESKPANSVLNYGIKIEADTLITVVYEVVTVVNNPETYSLKGQNALGTEFVCPFQNSWGNGNYAPVQPKSMICIVATEDNTTVWITPKATVVGHPVGVTYSIVLNKGQTYTVENTSQATNTPGNNLGGTIVVSDKPIAVTVSDDSVTNSGGGCRDLMGDQIVPVDVVGTNYIVNRGNMFAASNEGAFIVATQNFTTVSVTTSLGTFTQLLNQGDTWKYTLTTAEPLAYVDADKNVYVLQASGFGCELGEAILPPINCAGSNQVSFTRTNSETFILNILCPTSAINNFQLNGSNTLVPGSAFNPVPGTGGFWSGAQITFSTANIPVGSSNLITNSSEYFGLGVINGGAGSGCYYHYMSAFNRKVYTKAGNDTTLCNGDPAVLLNGSVEGGSTTGEWTVINGAGSFANATDLATSYVPSASDYTQGTLTFVLSSTGNCDPVRDTMVVTFIQSPEANAGTDDSYCKNNVGAIPITGAFSYSAAATWSGGNGGAFGNIGSASTTYTPSPADLAADSVALFYTTAGSFFSCPNKQDTVVIYFTEAPFIDAGGDQLVCSNTTNVTLNGIITGVTTTGVWSADGTGGFSPSQTNLNADYVLSTADISDGTVMLYLQSTNNGNCLAVTDSLEIQIIDFPVVTITSMDSLCSNNATLNLTGTVTSGFSTQWTTSGFGTIADPSNLNTFYTISPVDITNGFIDVILSTTGICPIAHDSMRVTFVSPPQVNAGLDQTYCQNQMVQLNGNIIGADTTGTWSTLGTGTFVPGPGYLNGLYDPSPGDVAGGPVSLILTSTSSFGCPPDRDTVTITFNRIPTADFSFTNVCQASNMNFTDASVANTGTLSSWAWSFGDNTNSIAQNPQHAYTGFGNYNVQMIVTSSNGCTDTVVKQVTVYPLPQPAFNASIACESYPTNFTNTSFIPSGSITSYSYDFNGIGSSTQSDPSFVFPTSGVYNVSLTATSNFGCTNTVIQQINVHAIPTASFTATPNPALVEQDITFTDVTPGNIISWQWDFGDGEGDNTEITTHSYPDGGVYVVTLTIVDDIGCIDTVSKEISIALLPVLPSGFTPNGDGENDVFIIRGGPFRNVDFKVYNNWGQVIFETDDSEVGWDGTYKGEPVPLGVYTWTFVIDMGSDFVVRESGDVTLIR; translated from the coding sequence ATGAAATTACGTCGGATTATACTGCTGCTAGCTTTGATTTTTACGGTCGGATCATTCGAAAGTAAAGGTCAGATTGACTCGGTCTTTTGGTTTGCTGCACCTTGGGTAACGCCCAGTCACGCAGGAAATACACCGCTTGCATTGCGGATTTCAACCTTTAATACGCCAACAACTGTAAGGGTTTACCAACCTGCAGGGACTTACGATTCTACGTTTGTAGTGCCTGCAAACTCCCTGAACTCGCACTTTTTGACTTCCATCGTGAACACCCTGGAATCCAAACCTGCAAACAGCGTATTGAATTACGGGATCAAAATCGAAGCAGATACGCTGATTACAGTGGTTTATGAGGTTGTGACAGTTGTTAATAACCCGGAAACGTACTCTTTGAAGGGCCAGAATGCATTGGGGACTGAGTTCGTTTGTCCTTTCCAGAATAGCTGGGGAAATGGAAATTATGCACCGGTACAGCCGAAATCCATGATCTGTATCGTAGCTACGGAAGACAATACCACGGTTTGGATTACTCCGAAAGCAACAGTGGTAGGACACCCCGTCGGAGTTACTTATTCCATTGTCCTGAATAAAGGGCAGACGTATACGGTCGAAAATACTTCCCAGGCAACGAATACTCCGGGGAATAACCTGGGAGGAACCATTGTGGTTTCAGATAAGCCCATTGCGGTAACTGTTTCCGATGACTCGGTGACGAATTCCGGCGGAGGCTGCCGGGATTTGATGGGCGACCAGATTGTTCCGGTAGATGTGGTCGGTACGAACTACATTGTGAACCGTGGAAATATGTTTGCCGCTTCCAACGAAGGAGCTTTCATCGTGGCAACTCAAAACTTTACAACGGTAAGTGTTACGACCAGTTTGGGAACATTTACACAATTATTGAACCAGGGAGATACCTGGAAATACACACTCACAACGGCAGAACCGCTTGCATATGTGGATGCGGATAAAAACGTATATGTATTGCAGGCCAGTGGATTCGGGTGTGAGTTGGGGGAAGCAATCCTGCCTCCGATCAACTGTGCCGGGTCCAACCAGGTCAGTTTTACACGTACAAACTCAGAAACATTCATCCTGAATATCTTGTGTCCGACATCGGCAATCAATAACTTCCAGTTGAATGGAAGCAACACGCTGGTTCCCGGATCTGCGTTTAACCCGGTTCCCGGAACGGGTGGTTTCTGGAGTGGGGCCCAGATTACATTCAGCACGGCCAATATCCCGGTTGGTTCATCCAACCTGATCACCAACTCCAGTGAATACTTCGGATTGGGAGTTATCAACGGTGGAGCAGGTTCGGGATGTTATTACCACTACATGTCGGCTTTCAACCGGAAAGTATACACCAAAGCAGGAAACGATACGACCTTGTGTAACGGAGATCCGGCGGTATTGCTGAACGGTTCCGTAGAAGGTGGTTCAACAACCGGGGAATGGACTGTTATCAACGGTGCAGGTTCTTTCGCCAATGCAACGGATTTGGCAACTTCCTATGTTCCCTCTGCTTCGGATTACACACAGGGAACTTTGACCTTTGTACTTTCTTCCACTGGAAACTGTGACCCGGTAAGAGATACGATGGTGGTGACATTCATCCAGTCGCCGGAAGCAAATGCAGGAACGGATGATTCTTATTGTAAAAACAACGTTGGTGCTATTCCGATTACGGGAGCATTTTCCTATTCTGCTGCTGCAACCTGGAGTGGAGGAAACGGGGGAGCTTTCGGGAACATCGGTTCTGCATCTACTACCTATACTCCTTCACCGGCTGATTTGGCGGCAGACAGCGTAGCATTGTTCTATACCACTGCGGGAAGTTTCTTCTCGTGTCCGAACAAACAGGATACGGTCGTGATCTATTTCACTGAAGCTCCGTTTATTGATGCTGGAGGAGATCAATTGGTTTGTTCCAATACAACCAATGTAACTCTGAACGGTATTATCACGGGAGTTACAACAACCGGTGTATGGTCTGCCGACGGAACAGGAGGTTTTTCTCCTTCCCAAACCAACCTGAATGCCGATTATGTTTTATCCACTGCAGATATTTCCGATGGAACGGTGATGCTGTACTTACAGTCGACCAATAATGGCAACTGTTTGGCGGTAACGGACAGTCTAGAAATCCAGATCATCGATTTCCCGGTAGTTACCATTACTTCCATGGATTCGCTTTGTTCGAATAACGCCACACTGAACCTGACAGGTACAGTTACTTCCGGTTTCTCTACGCAATGGACTACTTCCGGTTTCGGCACGATAGCAGATCCTTCGAACCTGAATACGTTTTACACGATCTCACCGGTAGATATTACCAACGGGTTCATCGATGTGATTTTGTCTACAACAGGTATTTGCCCGATCGCACACGATTCCATGCGGGTAACTTTTGTTTCTCCGCCGCAGGTAAATGCCGGACTGGATCAAACGTACTGTCAGAACCAGATGGTTCAATTGAACGGGAATATTATCGGGGCTGATACAACCGGAACCTGGTCTACACTGGGTACAGGAACATTTGTTCCCGGACCAGGGTATCTGAATGGATTATACGATCCTTCGCCGGGAGATGTTGCCGGAGGGCCGGTGAGCCTGATATTGACTTCGACTTCCAGTTTCGGATGTCCTCCTGACCGCGATACCGTTACGATTACCTTTAATCGCATTCCAACGGCTGATTTCAGCTTCACGAACGTGTGTCAGGCAAGCAATATGAACTTTACGGATGCCTCGGTGGCCAATACCGGAACACTTTCTTCCTGGGCCTGGTCGTTCGGGGATAATACCAACTCGATCGCGCAGAATCCGCAACACGCTTATACCGGATTTGGTAATTATAACGTGCAGATGATCGTAACTTCCAGCAACGGTTGTACAGATACAGTAGTGAAACAGGTAACGGTGTATCCGTTGCCACAACCGGCATTCAATGCTTCAATTGCATGTGAATCTTATCCGACCAATTTCACGAATACTTCTTTCATCCCTTCGGGATCGATTACCAGCTATTCGTATGATTTCAACGGGATTGGTTCCAGTACGCAATCAGATCCGTCCTTTGTATTCCCTACAAGCGGTGTTTACAATGTGAGCTTAACGGCAACATCCAATTTCGGATGTACCAATACGGTGATTCAGCAAATCAATGTGCATGCAATACCTACCGCTTCATTTACGGCTACACCGAACCCGGCATTGGTTGAACAGGACATTACATTTACAGATGTAACACCGGGGAATATCATTTCCTGGCAATGGGACTTCGGAGACGGAGAAGGAGATAACACCGAAATTACAACACACAGCTATCCGGACGGAGGCGTGTATGTGGTAACGTTGACCATTGTGGATGACATCGGTTGTATCGATACCGTTTCGAAAGAGATCTCCATTGCCTTGCTTCCGGTACTTCCTAGCGGGTTTACACCGAATGGCGACGGGGAGAACGATGTATTCATTATCCGTGGCGGTCCGTTCAGAAACGTAGATTTTAAAGTGTATAATAACTGGGGTCAGGTGATTTTTGAAACCGATGACTCCGAAGTGGGATGGGATGGAACATACAAAGGAGAACCGGTTCCTTTGGGTGTTTATACCTGGACTTTTGTGATTGATATGGGTAGTGATTTTGTTGTCAGAGAATCGGGCGACGTAACTTTAATTCGATAA
- a CDS encoding type IX secretion system membrane protein PorP/SprF produces MNKQNFITAIFVTLFFVSFGQQQSLFTNVYANPLHYSPAYVGSTNYHEVSFYNRSQWVGFKDAPRNFYLNFHGSFKNKARHGYGVQVMTEQMGLLGKTGIYVNYGYQIKFSPKSKWKLGLGVRPGFVQYRVRLYDAVIADEGDPIFTGNSYSGNAFDANAGFRLYSDKFEFSGTLDHMIMGKSFKSYNQNLQFHYAVMSSYKFLIKKNWELRPGILFRYTKPVPAQLSIMAQLSYKDKFFGGLNFRTNDAMGIFLGVRLKERLAITYGYDYSYTKLRKYSAGSHEIGISFIITKNRPSLEEEDDKLNNSILEDIQKEIDKNK; encoded by the coding sequence ATGAACAAGCAGAATTTTATTACAGCAATATTTGTAACTCTGTTCTTTGTTTCCTTTGGACAGCAGCAAAGTCTATTCACGAATGTATACGCCAATCCGTTGCATTACTCTCCGGCATATGTAGGAAGTACGAACTATCACGAAGTGAGTTTTTACAACAGGAGCCAATGGGTCGGATTCAAAGATGCTCCCCGGAATTTTTACCTGAACTTCCACGGTTCTTTCAAGAACAAAGCAAGACACGGTTACGGAGTGCAGGTAATGACCGAACAAATGGGACTACTGGGTAAAACGGGAATCTATGTGAATTACGGGTACCAGATTAAATTCAGCCCGAAATCGAAGTGGAAACTGGGCTTGGGAGTTCGTCCGGGATTTGTTCAGTACCGCGTGCGTTTGTACGATGCAGTTATTGCCGACGAAGGAGATCCGATTTTCACAGGGAACAGTTATTCCGGGAATGCATTCGATGCCAATGCGGGGTTCCGTTTATACAGCGATAAATTTGAGTTTAGCGGAACATTGGATCACATGATCATGGGGAAAAGCTTCAAGTCTTACAACCAGAATCTGCAGTTCCATTATGCGGTGATGAGTTCCTACAAATTCCTGATCAAAAAGAACTGGGAATTGAGACCTGGAATTTTATTCCGTTACACCAAACCGGTTCCTGCCCAGTTGTCGATCATGGCCCAGCTGTCCTATAAAGACAAATTCTTCGGAGGATTGAACTTCAGAACAAATGACGCTATGGGGATTTTCCTGGGAGTAAGGCTGAAAGAACGTTTGGCGATTACTTACGGGTACGATTACAGCTATACGAAGCTGAGAAAGTACAGCGCCGGTTCACATGAGATCGGGATCTCGTTTATAATTACGAAAAACAGACCTTCTTTAGAGGAGGAAGATGATAAATTGAATAATAGTATTCTGGAAGATATCCAAAAGGAAATTGACAAGAATAAATAG